From the Polaribacter gangjinensis genome, the window TCTGAAAATACTAATTACAAAAATGACAATCCAATACAATACAGAAATATTTACGATTACCTAAGAGGTAAAGTACCAGGTGTTAATATAGATTCTGAAAACAGAATTATTATTAGAGGTTATAATTCTATTAATGGCAGTAGAAATCCTTTGTTAATATTAAATGGAAACCCTATAGAGCAAGATGCATTTAGTAATATAGTAACTACTGACATTAAATATATTAAAGTATTAAAAGGAACTGAAACCTCAGCTTATGGCTCAAGGGGCGCAAATGGAGTAATTATTGTTCAAACACTTTAAAATAATTATTTATTTTTTAATAGACAATACAAATTCATCAATTTTAGCAACGCTATTTTGTTCTAAAAAATTAATAAATGCTGAACCAATGATTGCACCATTGGCATACTCACAAGCTTTTGAATATGTTTTATTGTCAGAAATTCCGAAACCAATTACCAAATTACTTTTTAAATTCATTTGTTTAATCCGCTCGAAATAATCAATTTGCTGTTTAGAAATTTCGCCTTTTGCACCTGTAATTGAACTTGAAGCTACCATATAAATAAAGCTTTTGGTGTAATCATCAATTTTTTTGATACGTTCTTCAGTAGTTTGTGGTGTAATTAAAAATACGTTTGTTATGCCATAAGCATCAAACAATTCTTTATAGTGATTTTCAAATTCAACCATTGGTAAATCTGGCAAAATAACCGTATCAATTCCACATTCAACTATTTTTTGACAAAATTTATGTTCACCATATTTTAGCATTTGATTTAGATAACCCATCAAAACTAGTGGTGTTTTATTCGTGTTTTTGATAGACATCAATTGTTCAAAAACAATATCTAAATTGATACCATTTTGCAATGCTTCATGACTACTTTTTTGAATAGTTGGACCATCTGCTAAAGGATCAGAATATGGCAAACCAACTTCAATAAAATCAACTCCCGATTTTTCTAATTCTTTAATAATTGTAGTTGTATCTGCTAATTTTGGAAATCCTGCTGTGAAGTAAATGGATAAAATTTGCTGACTTTTATGTTGAAAAATTCTCTTAACTGAATTCATTGATTACTCTTTTAAATGTTTGATAAAAGTTTCTAAATCTTTATCACCTCTACCTGATAAATTAATCACAATCACTTGGTCTTTTTTCAAAGTCATTTTTGGTAAAACTGCCAAAGCATGAGCCGTTTCTAGAGCAGGAATAATTCCTTCAATTTTTGTCAATTCGTAAGCTGCATCCAAAGCTTCTTGATCAGTTGCGTTCATAAATGTTGCTCTGCCACTTTCGTATAAAAACGCGTGCAAAGGACCTACTCCAGGATAATCTAATCCTGCTGAAATGGAATAAGGCTCCACAATTTGTCCATATTCATCTTGCATTAAAATGGTTTTACTCCCGTGAATAATCCCTACTTGACCTAGTTGAGAGGTTGCTGCACTTTCACCAGAATTTACGCCCAAACCTGCAGCTTCCACAGCAATTAATTCAACCTCTTCATCATCCATATAATGATAAAATGCCCCTGCAGCATTACTCCCACCACCAACACAAGCAATAATGGTGTCAGGATTTTCATTACCCGTTTTTTCTTTCAATTGCCATTTCATTTCTTCGGAAATGACAGCTTGTAAACGCGCAACCATATCAGGATGAGGATGTGGACCGACCACAGATCCAATTAAATAGAAAGTTTCAGGATGTTGAATCCAATAACGAATTGCTTCGTTTGTTGCATCTTTTAGAGTTTTTGAGCCACTTGTTGCAGGTACTACTTTTGCACCTAACATTTTCATTCTTGCAACGTTTGGAGCTTGACGCACTATATCTTTTTCGCCCATAAAAACGGTACAATCTAATCCCATTAATGCACAAACTGTGGCTGTTGCAACTCCATGTTGACCAGCACCAGTTTCAGCGATAATCTTTGTTTTACCCAATTTTTGAGCAATTAAAATTTGTCCAATAGTATTGTTGATTTTATGAGCTCCTGTGTGATTTAAATCTTCTCTTTTCAAATAAATTTGAGCACCATATTTTGCGGATAAACGTTTTGCAAAATACAAAGGGCTTGGACGTCCCACAAAATCTTTCAATAAGGATTTGTATTCCTTTTGAAATTCTTCTGATTCAATAATTTGGATGTAATTATCCTCCAATTCTTTCACATTTGGGTACAATAATTCTGGGATAAATGCTCCTCCAAATTGTCCGAAATAACCATTTTTGTCTGGTTGATATTTTGATGTCATAATATGTGTTTTTTGAAGTTTTTTATCTCTTCAATATTTTTAAATCCTGGTTTACTTTCAAATTTACTATTGATATCAATACCATAAATTGGCAATGTTGAATTGGTAATCTCTCTTATTTTCTTAACATCTTCCAAACCAATTCCTCCACTTAAAAAAAAAGGTTTTTCAAAAGGATATTTTTCTAAAACGCGCCAATCAAACTGAATTCCATTCCCTCCTTTTTCATCGCCTTTGGTGTCAAATAAAAAATAATCTACCACTTCTAAATATGGTTTTAAAGTTTCAAAATAAAACGAATCTTTGATACTGAAAACTTTGATAATTTCAACTTTTGGTAAATGACTTTTCAATTCTTTGATATAATCAACAGATTCATCTCCATGTAATTGAACAGCTTCTAACTGATATTCTTCTAATAATGAAACTACAATTTCTATATATTCATCAACAAAAACACCTGTTTTTTTGATGCTTTTTGATAATGTTGGAATGATTCCTTCAAAATTTCTTTTTGATTTTTCATAAAAAATAAATCCTAAATAATCAGGTTGCAATTCAGCAACTTGAAGGATGTTTTCCGTGAATTTCATTCCACAAACTTTTAATAAAAGCCCCCTTCCCCCCAAAGGGGGAAATCCTGAAATTTCTGATTTATTTACTTCTTTATTATTCAAAATTTACTATTCATTAATTTATCGTAACTCTATTTCTTTTAAGCATGAGTTCCTTCCCTTTGGGAAGGTTAGGATAGGCTTATTATTTTATTTGGTTTATAAACTCCAAACAAGCTTCTCCTGGATTTTCTTCTTTCATAAAATTTTCACCAATCAAAAATCCTTGAAATCCGTATTCTTTTAATCCTGTAATAATTCTTGGATCAGAAATTCCACTTTCTGAAACTTTAATAGAACTATCAGGAATTTGACTTGCCAATTTAATGGAATGTTCTAAATCAACTTCAAAAGTGTTTAAATTTCGATTATTGATTCCGATAATTTTATTGTCTAAATCACCAATTTTATCCAAATCTTCTTGAGTATGCACTTCATACAAAACTTCCAACCCCAATTCTTTAGCAAGAATTCCGTAATTTTTCAATTCTAAAGGAGTTAAACAGGCTGCAATCAACAAAATAACATCAGCACCAATGGCTTTTGCTTCCACAATTTGAAATCCATCTACAATAAAATCTTTTCTTAAAATGGGTTTTTCTTGATTGATAACTCTTGCTTCCATCAAATCTGCCATAGTTCCTCCAAAAAAAGACAAATCTGTTAAAATAGATTGTGCAGCAACATTGGCATCTAAATAACCTTGTGTAACTTCGGTAATACTCACTTTGTCATTGATGATTCCTTTTGATGGAGATTGACGTTTGAATTCGGCAATAATTCCAGTAGAATTCAAATCGAGTAAGGATTTTTCTAATGAAAAAACGTCTCTGTTAAAATTTGGACTTTCTATTAATTTTTTCAAAGGAACTTCTGCTCTGATTTTTGCAACTTCCTTTTTTTTGAATGCGATGATTTTATCGAGAATAGTCATTATCTTATACTTACTAATTTATCTAAGGTTGATTTTGCTTTTAATCCAAAAAGCGAATTTTTTGCTTCTTCTAGAGCTGTTTCAAAAGTTTTGGTTTCATCTACAATTTGCAGGGCAAAAGCAGCATTTGTTAACACTACATTATTTTGTGCTTCTGTGCCATTTCCATCTAAAATTGTTTTGAAAATTTTTGCAGCATCTGCTACTGAATTTCCTCCAAAAATGGCTGTTTGCGGAACTTTTCTAAATCCTAATTCTTCTGGAGAAATCATTATTTCTCCTGTTTTTCTAAAAATTTTGAAAGCACTTGTCAATGAAATTTCGTCATAACCATCCAAAGCATGTACAATTCCGTAGTTGCAATTTTCATCTTGTAAAATATAATGATATAAACGTGCAACTTCTAAATTATAAGTTCCTAAAAAATGATTTTTTGGCGAACTTGGATTTACTAAAGGTCCTAAAATATTGAAAAATGTTTTCAAAGCCAACGCTTTTCTTGTGGGCCCAACTGCTTTCATGGCTGGATGAAATTTGGGTGCGTGTAAAAAACAAATATTTGCTTTTTCTAGTTGATTTTTTAAAATGCTTTCATCATTCGTAAATTCGTATCCAAAACTTTCTAACATATCTGAAGAGCCAGATTGCGATGACAAAGAATAATTGCCATGTTTGGCAACTTTTTGTCCTGTTCCTGCAACAATAAATGAGGTTATTGTTGAAATATTGAACGTATTTTTTCCATCTCCTCCAGTTCCAACAATATCAATCGTATTGAAATCAGAAAAATCAATTTTTATAGCCAATTCTTTCAACGCATCACGAAAACCAGCCAATTCATCTACAGAAATTGGTCTCATCATAAAAACTGTCATGAAAGATGCTAAGTGAGTTTCATTGAATTTTTCAGCAGCAATAT encodes:
- the trpB gene encoding tryptophan synthase subunit beta, whose amino-acid sequence is MTSKYQPDKNGYFGQFGGAFIPELLYPNVKELEDNYIQIIESEEFQKEYKSLLKDFVGRPSPLYFAKRLSAKYGAQIYLKREDLNHTGAHKINNTIGQILIAQKLGKTKIIAETGAGQHGVATATVCALMGLDCTVFMGEKDIVRQAPNVARMKMLGAKVVPATSGSKTLKDATNEAIRYWIQHPETFYLIGSVVGPHPHPDMVARLQAVISEEMKWQLKEKTGNENPDTIIACVGGGSNAAGAFYHYMDDEEVELIAVEAAGLGVNSGESAATSQLGQVGIIHGSKTILMQDEYGQIVEPYSISAGLDYPGVGPLHAFLYESGRATFMNATDQEALDAAYELTKIEGIIPALETAHALAVLPKMTLKKDQVIVINLSGRGDKDLETFIKHLKE
- the trpD gene encoding anthranilate phosphoribosyltransferase, whose translation is MKEILNKLYNHERLSKSEAKQVLKDIAAEKFNETHLASFMTVFMMRPISVDELAGFRDALKELAIKIDFSDFNTIDIVGTGGDGKNTFNISTITSFIVAGTGQKVAKHGNYSLSSQSGSSDMLESFGYEFTNDESILKNQLEKANICFLHAPKFHPAMKAVGPTRKALALKTFFNILGPLVNPSSPKNHFLGTYNLEVARLYHYILQDENCNYGIVHALDGYDEISLTSAFKIFRKTGEIMISPEELGFRKVPQTAIFGGNSVADAAKIFKTILDGNGTEAQNNVVLTNAAFALQIVDETKTFETALEEAKNSLFGLKAKSTLDKLVSIR
- a CDS encoding phosphoribosylanthranilate isomerase, with translation MKFTENILQVAELQPDYLGFIFYEKSKRNFEGIIPTLSKSIKKTGVFVDEYIEIVVSLLEEYQLEAVQLHGDESVDYIKELKSHLPKVEIIKVFSIKDSFYFETLKPYLEVVDYFLFDTKGDEKGGNGIQFDWRVLEKYPFEKPFFLSGGIGLEDVKKIREITNSTLPIYGIDINSKFESKPGFKNIEEIKNFKKHIL
- the trpC gene encoding indole-3-glycerol phosphate synthase TrpC; translated protein: MTILDKIIAFKKKEVAKIRAEVPLKKLIESPNFNRDVFSLEKSLLDLNSTGIIAEFKRQSPSKGIINDKVSITEVTQGYLDANVAAQSILTDLSFFGGTMADLMEARVINQEKPILRKDFIVDGFQIVEAKAIGADVILLIAACLTPLELKNYGILAKELGLEVLYEVHTQEDLDKIGDLDNKIIGINNRNLNTFEVDLEHSIKLASQIPDSSIKVSESGISDPRIITGLKEYGFQGFLIGENFMKEENPGEACLEFINQIK
- the trpA gene encoding tryptophan synthase subunit alpha translates to MNSVKRIFQHKSQQILSIYFTAGFPKLADTTTIIKELEKSGVDFIEVGLPYSDPLADGPTIQKSSHEALQNGINLDIVFEQLMSIKNTNKTPLVLMGYLNQMLKYGEHKFCQKIVECGIDTVILPDLPMVEFENHYKELFDAYGITNVFLITPQTTEERIKKIDDYTKSFIYMVASSSITGAKGEISKQQIDYFERIKQMNLKSNLVIGFGISDNKTYSKACEYANGAIIGSAFINFLEQNSVAKIDEFVLSIKK